A single Calypte anna isolate BGI_N300 chromosome 5A, bCalAnn1_v1.p, whole genome shotgun sequence DNA region contains:
- the API5 gene encoding apoptosis inhibitor 5 isoform X2, translating to MPTVEELYRNYGILADATETAGQHKDAYQAILDGVKGGAKEKRLAAQFIPKFFKHFPELADSAINAQLDLCEDEDVSIRRQAIKELPQFATGDNLPRVADILTQLLQSDDSAEFNLVNNALLSIFKMDAKGTLGGLFSQILQGEDIVRERAIKFLSTKLKTLPEEVMTKEVEEFILTESKKVLEDVTGEEFVLFMKILSGLKSLQTVSGRQQLVELVAEQADLEQTFNPADPDCVDRLLQCTRQAVPLFSKNVHSTKFVTYFCEHVLPNLSSLTTPVEGLDIQLEVLKLLAEMSSFCGDMEKLESNLKKLFDKLLEYMPLPPEEAENGENAGNEEPKLQFSYVECLLYSFHQLGRKLPDFLTAKLNAEKLKDFKIRLQYFARGLQVYIRQLRLALQGKTGEALKTEENKIKVVALKITNNINVLIKDLFHIPPSYKSTVTLSWKPVQKADPSQKRASEDTTSSSPPKKASAGPKRDARQIYNPPSGKYSSNLGSFSYAIHSPQTHA from the exons ATGCCCACCGTGGAGGAGCTCTACCGCAACTATGGGATCCTGGCGGACGCCACCGAGACGGCGGGCCAG CACAAGGATGCATACCAGGCTATCTTGGATGGTGTGAAAGGAGGTGCCAAGGAGAAGAGGCTTGCAGCCCAGTTTATCCCTAAGTTCTTCAAGCATTTTCCTGAGCTGGCTGACTCAGCTATCAATGCCCAGCTGGACCTCTGTGAGGATGAAGATGTTTCT ATCCGGAGACAAGCAATCAAGGAATTGCCTCAGTTTGCCACAGGAGATAACCTTCCCCGGGTAGCAGATATACTTACCCAGCTTCTACAGTCAG atgatTCTGCGGAATTCAACTTGGTGAACAATGCTTTGCTCAGTATATTCAAGATGGATGCTAAAG GGACTCTGGGAGGCTTATTCAGTCAAATCCTTCAGGGAGAGGACATTGTGAGAGAGAGAGCCATCAAGTTCCTCTCTACAAAACTGAAAACCCTGCCGGAGGAAGTGATGACAAAGGAAGTAGAGGAGTTCATACTGACTGAATCAAAGAAG GTGCTGGAAGATGTGACGGGTGAGGAATTTGTTCTCTTCATGAAAATATTGTCAGGATTAAAAAGCTTACAGACAGTAAGTGGGAGGCAGCAACTGGTGGAGCTGGTGGCTGAACAAGCTGACCTGGAACAAACCTTCAATCCAGCTGACCCAGATTGTGTGGACAGACTTCTCCAGTGTACTCGGCAGGCAGTGCCTCTCTTCTCT aaaaatgttcATTCCACAAAATTTGTTACTTACTTCTGTGAGCATGTCCTGCCGAACCTCAGTTCTTTGACTACTCCAGTGGAGGGTCTTGATATCCAGTTAGAG GTTTTGAAGCTTCTTGCTGAAATGAGTTCATTTTGTGGTGATATGGAAAAGCTTGAATCAAATTTGAAGAAGCTGTTTGATAAATTGCTG gAGTATATGCCCCTTCCTCCAGAGGAGGCAGAGAATGGGGAGAATGCTGGCAATGAAGAGCCCAAGTTGCAGTTCAGTTACGTGGAGTGTTTATTGTACAGCTTCCATCAGCTAGGTCGTAAACTTCCAGACTTCCTCACAGCCAAGCTGAATGCAGAGAAGTTGAAAGACTTTAAGATCAG gcTACAGTATTTTGCTCGTGGGCTGCAGGTGTACATCCGACAGCTCCGTCTGGCACTTCAAGGAAAAACAGGGGAAGCCTTGAAAACAGAGGAG aacaaGATTAAAGTGGTTGCCTTGAAAATAACCAATAACATAAATGTTTTAATCAAG GATCTCTTCCACATTCCTCCTTCTTATAAAAGTACAGTTACACTGTCCTGGAAACCAGTACAGAAGGCAGATCCAAG tCAAAAAAGAGCAAGTGAAGATACAACCTCAAGTTCACCCCCAAAGAAAGCTTCAGCAGGACCAAAAAGGGATGCCAGGCAAATCTATAACCCTCCCAGTGGGAAGTACAGCAGTAACCTGGGTAGCTTTTCTTATG
- the API5 gene encoding apoptosis inhibitor 5 isoform X1 has translation MPTVEELYRNYGILADATETAGQHKDAYQAILDGVKGGAKEKRLAAQFIPKFFKHFPELADSAINAQLDLCEDEDVSIRRQAIKELPQFATGDNLPRVADILTQLLQSDDSAEFNLVNNALLSIFKMDAKGTLGGLFSQILQGEDIVRERAIKFLSTKLKTLPEEVMTKEVEEFILTESKKVLEDVTGEEFVLFMKILSGLKSLQTVSGRQQLVELVAEQADLEQTFNPADPDCVDRLLQCTRQAVPLFSKNVHSTKFVTYFCEHVLPNLSSLTTPVEGLDIQLEVLKLLAEMSSFCGDMEKLESNLKKLFDKLLEYMPLPPEEAENGENAGNEEPKLQFSYVECLLYSFHQLGRKLPDFLTAKLNAEKLKDFKIRLQYFARGLQVYIRQLRLALQGKTGEALKTEENKIKVVALKITNNINVLIKDLFHIPPSYKSTVTLSWKPVQKADPSQKRASEDTTSSSPPKKASAGPKRDARQIYNPPSGKYSSNLGSFSYEQRGGFRGGRGRGWGGRGNRSRGRIY, from the exons ATGCCCACCGTGGAGGAGCTCTACCGCAACTATGGGATCCTGGCGGACGCCACCGAGACGGCGGGCCAG CACAAGGATGCATACCAGGCTATCTTGGATGGTGTGAAAGGAGGTGCCAAGGAGAAGAGGCTTGCAGCCCAGTTTATCCCTAAGTTCTTCAAGCATTTTCCTGAGCTGGCTGACTCAGCTATCAATGCCCAGCTGGACCTCTGTGAGGATGAAGATGTTTCT ATCCGGAGACAAGCAATCAAGGAATTGCCTCAGTTTGCCACAGGAGATAACCTTCCCCGGGTAGCAGATATACTTACCCAGCTTCTACAGTCAG atgatTCTGCGGAATTCAACTTGGTGAACAATGCTTTGCTCAGTATATTCAAGATGGATGCTAAAG GGACTCTGGGAGGCTTATTCAGTCAAATCCTTCAGGGAGAGGACATTGTGAGAGAGAGAGCCATCAAGTTCCTCTCTACAAAACTGAAAACCCTGCCGGAGGAAGTGATGACAAAGGAAGTAGAGGAGTTCATACTGACTGAATCAAAGAAG GTGCTGGAAGATGTGACGGGTGAGGAATTTGTTCTCTTCATGAAAATATTGTCAGGATTAAAAAGCTTACAGACAGTAAGTGGGAGGCAGCAACTGGTGGAGCTGGTGGCTGAACAAGCTGACCTGGAACAAACCTTCAATCCAGCTGACCCAGATTGTGTGGACAGACTTCTCCAGTGTACTCGGCAGGCAGTGCCTCTCTTCTCT aaaaatgttcATTCCACAAAATTTGTTACTTACTTCTGTGAGCATGTCCTGCCGAACCTCAGTTCTTTGACTACTCCAGTGGAGGGTCTTGATATCCAGTTAGAG GTTTTGAAGCTTCTTGCTGAAATGAGTTCATTTTGTGGTGATATGGAAAAGCTTGAATCAAATTTGAAGAAGCTGTTTGATAAATTGCTG gAGTATATGCCCCTTCCTCCAGAGGAGGCAGAGAATGGGGAGAATGCTGGCAATGAAGAGCCCAAGTTGCAGTTCAGTTACGTGGAGTGTTTATTGTACAGCTTCCATCAGCTAGGTCGTAAACTTCCAGACTTCCTCACAGCCAAGCTGAATGCAGAGAAGTTGAAAGACTTTAAGATCAG gcTACAGTATTTTGCTCGTGGGCTGCAGGTGTACATCCGACAGCTCCGTCTGGCACTTCAAGGAAAAACAGGGGAAGCCTTGAAAACAGAGGAG aacaaGATTAAAGTGGTTGCCTTGAAAATAACCAATAACATAAATGTTTTAATCAAG GATCTCTTCCACATTCCTCCTTCTTATAAAAGTACAGTTACACTGTCCTGGAAACCAGTACAGAAGGCAGATCCAAG tCAAAAAAGAGCAAGTGAAGATACAACCTCAAGTTCACCCCCAAAGAAAGCTTCAGCAGGACCAAAAAGGGATGCCAGGCAAATCTATAACCCTCCCAGTGGGAAGTACAGCAGTAACCTGGGTAGCTTTTCTTATG